From the Corynebacterium zhongnanshanii genome, the window CATAATAGGGATCCTCGGTTTCTGGAGCGTCCAGGGAATTGAGGTCTCCGGTCCAGGATTCGGGGTCGAACGCGCGGTACAGGAACACGCGTTTCGGGTCCACACCAGCGCGAATGAGCCCACGCGCATGGCCCTCGTCCATCGCCAGCAGCGCATCGGAACCCGCATAGTCTGCGCCGAATTGGCTGGCAACATGTTGCGTGCCATCGTGGCCTTCCGCGTCCAATTGCTTAATAGCGCGCGGATCCGCGCCGTCTCCCACGTGATAATTCGCCATGCCACAGGAATTAACGGTGATTCCCTCAATTCCATGCTCGGCTAGATAATCACGCAGCATGATTTCTCCCATGGGGGAGCGGCAAATGTTGCCCGTGCACACGACAGTAATGATTGTGTTGGTAGCCATGACTCCCAGTGTGCCTGAAACATGACCCAGTGTGCCTGAAAACAGCAGACAGCGTTCGAGTAGGCTGGTCGCAACACCGTAAAAAAGAACTAAAACCATTGTGGAGGGTCATAGCCGTGGTCACCGTTGCCGATGTTGTGTCTGTGCTGGAGGAAGCCTACCCGCCGCGACTGGCCGAAAGCTGGGACGCCGTAGGCCTGATTTGCGGCGACCCGAAAGAGCCCGCGGACAAGGTTGCCTTCGCTTTGGACTGCACAGATGCTGTCGTCGATGAGGCGATCGACGCCGAAGCGAACATGCTCGTCGTCCACCACCCCTTGCTGCTGCGCGGCGTGACGGCTGTCCCCGCTGATTCCCCGAAGGGCCGGATCATCCACAAGCTCATTCGCCACAAGATCGCGCTGTTCGCCGCGCACACGAACGCGGATTCCGCACGTCCTGGCGTGAACGATCGTCTGGCGGAGCTTTTGGGCGTAACTCCGGGGCCTGCGCTGCGTCCGATCGAGGGGGAGCGCAGCGCGTCGGGCGAAGATCTGGGGATTGGTCGCGTGGGCGAGCTGGATACGCCGATGACCTTGGCGGAGTTTGCCCGCCGGGTGGAGCAGCGCCTGCCGAAGACCCAGTGGGGTATTCGCGCCGCGGGCGATCCCGAGGCGATGATCCGCACCGTAGCCGTGGCTAGTGGTGCGGGCGATAGTTTCCTTCAGCAGGTCGCGGGGATGGACGTGGATTGTTTTGTGACGTCTGATCTGCGCCATCACCCGGTGGATGAGCACCTGCGCATGGGTGGTTGCCCCGTTATTGATACCGCTCACTGGGCCAGCGAGTTTCCCTGGTGTGAGCAGGCCGCGGACGTGGTCGCGAAGGGCACCGGCGCGCAGACGCGTGTGATTGACCTGTGCACCGATCCGTGGACCATTAACCAGCCGTAGCCGCTGAAGCGAACCCCAACCCCGCCGCTCACAACCTCGCCACCCGAACCTGATAAGGAGCCGTAGTATGCCAACCCCCGCCACCGAATCGATCCGTTTGCGCCTGCAGTGCGATGGCGGGTCCCGCGGAAATCCTGGTCGTGCCGGGGCCGGGTCGACATTATCCGACGCCGGCGCGGTCATTCACGGTGCTGGCGAAGAAATTGCGGCGCGTTGGGAGTTTATTGCGTCGGCGACCAACAATGTGGCGGAGTATCGGGGTCTGATCAACGGCTTGGAGCTCGCCAAGGAGGTCGGCGAGCGCCGGGGAGTTGCGCCCGCCGATGTGGCCGTGGATGTGTTCATGGATTCCAAGTTGATCGTGGAGCAGATGAACGGCCGATGGAAGATCAAGCACCCGGACATGAAGCCGTTGGCGGCTGAGGCGAAGAAGCTGCAGGGGCAGTTGGCGTCGGTGAGTTTTACGTGGGTTCCGCGCGCGCAAAATAAGCGGGCTGATGAGTTGGCGAATCGGGCGATGGATGATGGGGAGTCCGGGCAGTGGTTTAGCCAGGATGTGGTGTCTGAGCAGGGTGCAGAGACAGAGCGGCAGGGCGCAGGCACAGAGCCTCAGAACACAGATGCCCAACCGCAGGAAACGTCTCCTGACGAGCACGATGCTCAGGCTATGGCGGTGTCCCGTACCCGGTTTGTGTTCGTAGCCTGCGGCACGACCACCAAGGAGCCACCGGCGGGTGGTTTGACGCCTCGAGCGCAGCGTTCCGTGGAGTACCTGGCTTCCCGCGGGAGAGTGGATGCGGTGTATCCGGTGGGGAAGTCCGCCAGGAAGGCTGCGCAGGAGATGACGGATCAGATGGGGCGGTTCGCACAGCACTCTAGCCTCCGCAGCGAAGCTCCTCAGTTGAAGGAGTGTGCGGACCTGGAGCGGAAGTCCAGCACAAAGATCGAGGCAGCGATGGGAAGCATCGAGGAGAAGCTGCCCGGCAAGACCATTGCGCTCGTGGGCCACCCCGATGCCTTGGCCCGGCTAATCGGGTGGGTGTTGGGATCGGTCCGCACTGCCAGTTCGCGCATCTATCTGGATGATGGTTCCTTGTCCATCGCGGAGTGGATGCGGGGGAAGGACACTACCCCTATGCTTCGCCGTCTCAACGATGTTCATCATCTGCGGTAGGGTGTAGATCGGCTGAGACAATCGGGTGATCGCGGCGCGCGGAACGGGCAAGTCATTGCACACGCCGCGCGCGGAGGAAAGTCCGGACTCCATAGGGCACGGTGGTTGCTAACAGCAACCCAGGGCGACCTG encodes:
- a CDS encoding low molecular weight protein-tyrosine-phosphatase; the protein is MATNTIITVVCTGNICRSPMGEIMLRDYLAEHGIEGITVNSCGMANYHVGDGADPRAIKQLDAEGHDGTQHVASQFGADYAGSDALLAMDEGHARGLIRAGVDPKRVFLYRAFDPESWTGDLNSLDAPETEDPYYGDQSDFARVAQEIKAALPGIAEYFQR
- a CDS encoding Nif3-like dinuclear metal center hexameric protein; this encodes MVTVADVVSVLEEAYPPRLAESWDAVGLICGDPKEPADKVAFALDCTDAVVDEAIDAEANMLVVHHPLLLRGVTAVPADSPKGRIIHKLIRHKIALFAAHTNADSARPGVNDRLAELLGVTPGPALRPIEGERSASGEDLGIGRVGELDTPMTLAEFARRVEQRLPKTQWGIRAAGDPEAMIRTVAVASGAGDSFLQQVAGMDVDCFVTSDLRHHPVDEHLRMGGCPVIDTAHWASEFPWCEQAADVVAKGTGAQTRVIDLCTDPWTINQP
- a CDS encoding reverse transcriptase-like protein, producing MPTPATESIRLRLQCDGGSRGNPGRAGAGSTLSDAGAVIHGAGEEIAARWEFIASATNNVAEYRGLINGLELAKEVGERRGVAPADVAVDVFMDSKLIVEQMNGRWKIKHPDMKPLAAEAKKLQGQLASVSFTWVPRAQNKRADELANRAMDDGESGQWFSQDVVSEQGAETERQGAGTEPQNTDAQPQETSPDEHDAQAMAVSRTRFVFVACGTTTKEPPAGGLTPRAQRSVEYLASRGRVDAVYPVGKSARKAAQEMTDQMGRFAQHSSLRSEAPQLKECADLERKSSTKIEAAMGSIEEKLPGKTIALVGHPDALARLIGWVLGSVRTASSRIYLDDGSLSIAEWMRGKDTTPMLRRLNDVHHLR